The genomic DNA GCCGCTCCGCCGCGCACATAGACCCGATCCAGCTCATGGCCGCGCACGGTTTTAATACCAGCCGGAAAGCGTATGTGCCTTAGACCGATGCTCTGCGTCACCGCCTCTAAGATGCGCACCCGCCCGTTCTCCCAGGTGTTGAAATCACCGACGAGGATGATCGGCCCCTCATGGTGCCGAAGCTGCTCCTCGAACTGCAACATCTGATCAAGAAACGGTCGCCGCAGGCGAAAATTGATCCCATGACTATTGAGAACCAGGAGCGCCTGCTCCGGCGGACAATCGGGACGTTCAATCGGATAGTAGGTACACATCGCCGTCTTCGGGGTTCTGGTGACAGGCTCAAGATAGCGCGATAGCAAGAAGAGGGTCTTAATCGATCGGACGCAGGAGCTGGTACAGACGCCCGTGGGCGCCTCCTGATTGGGACGTGTGTAGAAGCTCACGGCCATGCCCGTATCGCGGCCAGCAAAAATGTCGCGGTGGGAGGCTTCTAGCAGGGGATCATGTCGAAATTCTTGCAATAAAATCAGCTCAGAATCGGCGGTCTGCTCGGCAAGAAAATCATAGTAACGCTCGCGGCGACCCTTAAAGGTATTCCAGACAGTGATTCCTAGCGGCTCTCCTCTTGGAAAAAACGAGTGCCGGGCCTCGGACGAGATCGGAATATACTCCAGTCCTTCAGCCGGCTGTGCGGGTTTTAGCCGATACGCGAGGTCGGTGAGCCGCCGCTGCACGATATTTCTCACGAGCGAGCCAGCTACTTTGCCGCGTTGTGTAGAATCATATTCCATACGATACGTGTCCTTTATGTGCCGTCAGGCGGGTACCATGCCGGGCGACCTCTGGACATGC from Herpetosiphonaceae bacterium includes the following:
- a CDS encoding endonuclease/exonuclease/phosphatase family protein; this translates as MEYDSTQRGKVAGSLVRNIVQRRLTDLAYRLKPAQPAEGLEYIPISSEARHSFFPRGEPLGITVWNTFKGRRERYYDFLAEQTADSELILLQEFRHDPLLEASHRDIFAGRDTGMAVSFYTRPNQEAPTGVCTSSCVRSIKTLFLLSRYLEPVTRTPKTAMCTYYPIERPDCPPEQALLVLNSHGINFRLRRPFLDQMLQFEEQLRHHEGPIILVGDFNTWENGRVRILEAVTQSIGLRHIRFPAGIKTVRGHELDRVYVRGGAAEHQRVFVNQGASDHSMLSFKFIIR